The stretch of DNA CAAAGACAGAACGCGCGAACTGCTGTGTTTGGTTATTGCGTGGGGAATGATGTTACAGCCCGCGACTGGCAGTTCCGCTCACAACAGTGGAGCCTGTCCAAGTCCTTTGACACTCATGCGCCATTTGGCCCCTGGATCGTCACAGCAGATGAGATCGAAGACCCTCATTCCCTGAGCCTGAAAACCTATGTCAATGGTGAGCTCAGGCAGTCGGCCAATACCGGCCAGCAGATCTACAGCCTTTGGGAGCAGATCGAGCACCTCTCGCAGGCCGTGACACTTGAGCCGGGCGACCTTGTCTTCACGGGTACGCCGGCCGGCGTCGGTGCCGCCATGAAGCCTCGTACGTTCTTGAAGGCAGGCGACATCGTCAGGGTCGAGCTCGATCGGATCGGAATGATTGAGGCTCGGTGCGACCCGCTGAACGACGCATGACCGCGGAACTACCACCCATTCTGCGACCGGGGATAACGGAGCATCCAATTCACCCGCTGATCGCGGGACGTTGGAGTTCGCGGGCCATTGACCCATCGCAAGACGTTACGCATGAGGCTCTCGCAACCGTGGTCGAAGCGGCGCGATGGTCGGCCTCCAGCATGAACAATCAACCATGGGCCTACGTCGTAGTGACGCGG from Bradyrhizobium sp. AZCC 1693 encodes:
- a CDS encoding fumarylacetoacetate hydrolase family protein, producing MKLARFSTGGELELGLVEGNGIVSITATLPFIGADMRQLIQRWPELRDEIAELPRRKESWIPLSDARLHAPIARPGKIFAIGLNYREHAEESSQSAPQQQIWLLKAATATNGPFDKIDLPKISAAVDYEGELVAVMAPAPRFLQRQNARTAVFGYCVGNDVTARDWQFRSQQWSLSKSFDTHAPFGPWIVTADEIEDPHSLSLKTYVNGELRQSANTGQQIYSLWEQIEHLSQAVTLEPGDLVFTGTPAGVGAAMKPRTFLKAGDIVRVELDRIGMIEARCDPLNDA